The following are encoded in a window of Geobacter metallireducens GS-15 genomic DNA:
- a CDS encoding undecaprenyl-diphosphate phosphatase, whose product MLVGFVTSFIFAVIGIMALLKFITSHTFIPFGVYRIVVGVLFLLFIS is encoded by the coding sequence ATTCTGGTCGGCTTCGTCACATCCTTCATCTTTGCCGTGATCGGGATAATGGCACTCCTGAAATTCATCACGAGCCATACCTTCATACCGTTCGGCGTCTACCGGATCGTTGTGGGGGTGTTATTTCTGCTCTTCATTTCCTGA